A window of the Helianthus annuus cultivar XRQ/B chromosome 4, HanXRQr2.0-SUNRISE, whole genome shotgun sequence genome harbors these coding sequences:
- the LOC118491440 gene encoding receptor-like protein EIX2, whose product MSARSSYSCFSCFHLFFLVVLALFRLCSSNQNSHHVLCNDVERQALLRFKRGLTDESYVRLASWVAENKDCCTWAGIACDNSTGHVHRVHLPGLDGMTLKGDISQSLLDLKQLKHLDLSCNDFGGIHVPKFIGSFQNLRYLNLSRSNFSGTIPPQLGNLSELHVLSLGSFHDDPFERTSMANMKWLSSLGMLHHLDMSGMDLSKATDWLQVINTLPSLVQLHLSLCELSNLHMYVPSVNLTSLSVLDLSYNYFNSSVPQWIFSVTSLVSLDLTRCYFHAPIPGFRNLTSLELLHVADNDFMNSSSIFQELSGSNLISLDIGGCGISSSVLDSLQNLTNLISLDLSDNQLTKRIPKSLGNFCNLREIDLSFNNIDNISLTYFLESFFECKSPALESLSLIGNHITGIIPHSIGNLSFLRTLYLTDNQISGPIPYSIGKLSSLEALGISYNRLDGSLPDSLGQLSKLILLDFSHNLLTGVVTEAHFIKLVSLKGLEGSTNKLILRLQVANWIPPFQLEHLSLRNWVLGPQFPLWLQSQKDLSYLDISNTGISSPMPESFVGSFSNLRYLNMSNNHIRGPLTFSGNPVTLVFIDISSNGFRGSLHPFLCSSGVTSTSFLNLENNHLSGDLPECWEKWPRLETLNLGNNSLSGEIPRTLGSLPLQHLNMHGNKISGRLHFSLMNLTDLGILELGRNELTGSIPTWIGTKLTLLRILNLRSNRFAGNIPHELCHIRHIKILDLAHNNLSGNIPRCFNNFSILSGTESNLRDFAYSISIIGPELFIAGDSLVTNGREDTYSSILPLVMLIDLSSNNLTGHIPSELMSLMELKSLNLSRNQLSGSIPEKIGNMKELISLDLSVNWLSGELPMSLSKLNFLSSFNVSFNSLTGRIPTSTQLQSFSESSFFGNKLCGAPLTETNGCERVKAATHTIGEKKEEDGADWGLIISIVVGFVCGFWMIMGPLIVRRSWRIAYFSFVSNLRYMVYDVIHKYCGHMFSC is encoded by the coding sequence ATGAGTGCTCGATCTTCATATTCTTGTTTCTCTTGTTTTCACTTGTTCTTTCTTGTTGTATTGGCCTTGTTCCGTTTATGCTCATCTAATCAAAACTCTCATCATGTGTTATGCAATGATGTTGAGAGACAAGCACTTCTCCGGTTCAAGCGTGGCCTCACTGATGAATCATATGTACGACTCGCTTCGTGGGTTGCTGAGAACAAGGACTGCTGTACATGGGCTGGGATAGCTTGTGATAATTCTACAGGTCATGTTCATCGTGTTCATCTTCCTGGACTTGATGGCATGACATTGAAAGGTGATATAAGtcaatctttgttggatctaAAGCAACTCAAGCATCTAGATTTGAGCTGCAATGATTTTGGAGGCATCCATGTTCCTAAATTCATTGGTTCTTTTCAAAACCTAAGGTACCTTAACCTTTCACGTTCCAATTTTAGCGGAACAATCCCTCCACAACTAGGGAATCTCTCAGAATTACATGTTCTGTCTCTTGGAAGTTTTCATGACGATCCATTTGAAAGAACGAGCATGGCGAATATGAAGTGGTTGTCAAGCCTTGGTATGTTGCATCACCTCGATATGAGTGGCATGGACCTTAGCAAAGCAACCGATTGGCTTCAGGTGATTAACACCCTTCCTTCTTTGGTCCAGCTACATTTGTCTCTATGTGAACTCTCAAATCTACACATGTATGTTCCTAGTGTCAATCTCACATCCCTTTCTGTTCTCGATCTTTCTTACAATTATTTTAACAGTTCAGTACCACAGTGGATATTCAGTGTAACTAGTCTAGTTTCGCTGGATTTAACTCGGTGTTATTTTCATGCTCCTATTCCTGGGTTCCGCAATCTGACTTCTCTTGAGTTGCTTCATGTTGCCGACAATGATTTCATGAATTCTTCCTCAATATTTCAAGAGTTGTCCGGTAGTAATCTCATCTCGTTAGATATTGGAGGTTGTGGTATTTCAAGTTCAGTTCTAGATTCCCTTCAAAATCTAACAAATCTTATTAGCCTCGACTTGTCTGACAATCAACTCACTAAGAGAATACCTAAATCATTGGGTAACTTTTGTAATTTGAGAGAGATTGATTTGTCTTTTAACAATATTGATAATATTAGTCTGACATATTTTCTTGAAAGTTTTTTCGAGTGCAAATCACCTGCCTTGGAGTCATTATCCTTGATCGGGAACCATATAACTGGTATAATTCCTCATTCCATAGGAAACTTGTCATTTCTCAGAACATTATATCTTACTGATAATCAAATTTCTGGTCCCATTCCATACTCAATTGGAAAATTATCATCATTGGAGGCGTTGGGTATTAGTTATAATCGACTGGATGGCAGCCTTCCTGATAGCCTCGGACAACTTTCAAAGTTGATTCTTTTAGATTTTTCTCATAATTTGCTTACAGGTGTTGTGACAGAAGCTCACTTTATCAAACTAGTGAGCTTGAAGGGTCTAGAAGGATCAACTAACAAATTAATCTTAAGGCTGCAAGTTGCAAACTGGATTCCCCCTTTCCAGTTGGAACATTTGTCTCTGAGAAATTGGGTTTTAGGGCCTCAATTTCCGTTGTGGTTGCAATCACAGAAGGATTTAAGTTATTTAGACATAAGCAACACAGGCATTTCATCGCCCATGCCCGAATCATTTGTGGGATCATTCTCCAATTTAAGGTATTTGAATATGTCAAATAATCATATCCGAGGACCATTAACGTTCTCTGGTAACCCTGTCACACTTGTGTTTATTGACATTAGCTCGAATGGGTTTCGGGGATCGTTACATCCTTTCTTGTGTTCTAGTGGTGTGACAAGCACATCTTTTCTTAATTTGGAAAATAATCATTTGTCGGGTGACCTTCCAGAGTGTTGGGAGAAATGGCCAAGGTTGGAAACCTTAAATTTGGGGAATAACAGTTTGTCTGGTGAGATTCCAAGAACATTGGGTTCTTTACCTTTACAGCATCTGAACATGCATGGGAACAAGATCTCTGGAAGATTACATTTTTCTCTAATGAACTTAACAGATCTAGGTATTCTTGAACTTGGAAGGAATGAACTTACCGGAAGCATTCCAACATGGATTGGAACAAAACTTACTCTTTTAAGAATTCTCAACCTTCGATCAAACCGTTTTGCCGGAAATATTCCTCATGAGCTTTGTCATATTAGACATATTAAAATATTAGATCTTGCTCATAACAACTTATCTGGAAATATTCCGAGATGCTTCAACAACTTTAGTATCCTTTCCGGCACCGAAAGCAATTTAAGAGACTTTGCTTACAGCATTAGCATTATTGGACCTGAATTATTTATTGCTGGTGATTCATTGGTGACAAACGGACGAGAGGACACATATAGCAGTATTCTTCCATTAGTGATGTTGATAGACCTTTCGAGTAACAATCTCACCGGACACATTCCTAGTGAGCTAATGTCCCTAATGGAATTAAAATCGTTGAATTTATCAAGAAATCAATTGAGTGGAAGTATCCCAGAGAAGATTGGAAACATGAAAGAACTTATATCGTTAGATTTATCGGTAAACTGGCTTTCTGGAGAACTTCCCATGAGCTTGTCAAAGTTAAACTTCTTGAGTAGCTTCAACGTGTCCTTCAACAGTTTGACAGGAAGAATTCCAACAAGTACACAGCTTCAAAGCTTCAGTGAGTCTAGCTTCTTTGGCAACAAACTTTGTGGAGCTCCACTAACTGAAACTAATGGTTGTGAACGGGTTAAAGCAGCAACTCATACAATAGGAGAGAAAAAAGAAGAGGATGGAGCAGATTGGGGGTTGATTATAAGCATAGTGGTTGGATTTGTTTGTGGATTTTGGATGATTATGGGTCCATTGATAGTGAGAAGATCATGGAGGATTGCATATTTTAGTTTTGTGAGTAATTTGAGGTATATGGTTTATGATGTTATACATAAGTATTGCGGTCACATGTTTTCTTGTTGA